The genomic region tttttgtgtgaaaataTTTGTGTGCATAGTAAATTCGATGTTTTTTTAGCACAACACACTTGAGGAAATGGCAAGCAATCGTGGTTTGGCAAACATTTATATTTCAGATGTAAGTGGTGTAAGTTTGAGTGAAAGTTGTGGCCGTAATTTGGGCATTTTCTTACTTTCCAGCACCTTCGATTCTCTGATGATGAGATGAATGAGCATGACGAAGAAGAGCCAATCATTTCATCAAATTCCAAACCGAATGAAATTGTAAGTGTTCCTTATTTTGCATAATCAAATCAGTTCTTTAGAgacggtgttttgtttttattttacatcagGATAATTTGCCTGTTGAGGACCAAACAACAGTCATTGCAAATGAGAGTTACAACAAAACCGTACCCTCGGCTAGTGGGGATCCAACATCTTGTAACGCATCAATCGTAAGTGTGCCTATTTCCTGTTTGAAATTGTGcgtgcaatttaaaaattaaatgtgttttagCACAACACACCTGAGGAATCGACAAGTAATTGCAGTTTACCAAACATATCTATTCCAGAAGTGAGTCGTCTAACTTAAAGTGAAAGCTGTGGCCATATTTTCTGTATTTTCTTACTTTTCAGTGCCTACGACTCTCTGATGATGATATGAATGAGGATGACGAAGAAGAGCCAATTATTGTACCACGTTCCAAACCGAAAGAAATCGTAAGTGTtcctcattttgcataatgAAATCGATTCTATAAATACGatggtttttttattccaGAATCGTCGTTTGCCTGTTGAAGatcaaacaacaaacgatGGAGTTGATACTAATGGCAACACCATACTCTCGGTAGCTGGGGATCCAACATCTTGCGACTCATCGATCGTAAGTTTGCtaactttttgtgtgaaaataTTTGTGTACATAGTAAATTCGATGTTTTTTTAGCACAACACACCTGAGGAATCGACAAGTAATTGCAGTTTACCAAACATATCTATTCCAGAAGTGAGTCGTCTAACTTAAAGTGAAAGCTGTGGCCATATGTTCTgtattttcttactttttagTGCCTACGACTCTCTGATGATGAGATGAATGAGGATGACGAAGAAGAGCCAATTATTGTACCACGTTCCAAACAGAATGAAATCGTAAGTGTtcctcattttgcataatgAAATCGATTCTATTAACATGGCGTTTTGCAACAAACGTTGCAAATGAGACTTACAACAACAGCATACCCTCGGCTAATGGGGATCCAACATCTTGCAGCCCATTCGTAAGTGTGTTTTTGTCTGCATGCAATTGTGCGCGAGCATaattattttgatatttttgtggCGTACACAATAGGAAGTTAATTAACCATATTGTAAAAATCATACTAAGCTTAGGTTAGcctttttaatgtaaaaaagcAAGACGCCAGTTCATAGCAGTTGAGTTCAGTTATAACTTGCAACGTGAAAGCATTAACATAAATATAGAACCCCTCTTTATCTTTTAGCCCAACACAGTCGAGGAATCGGCAAGCAATCGTTGTTTGGGAAATATTTCTATTCCAGATGTAAGTGGTGTAGTTTAAAGTTGCGGCCGAATTGTCAggattttccttattttttagCACTTTTTAGCACTCTCTGATGATGAGTTGAATGAGCATAATGAAGAGCTAACTACGGTATCAAATTCCAAACCACTTGTGAGTATTCCTAATTACGCACGATCATATCGGTTCTATAaagacatttttttgttttatgacgCCAGAATAACTTACCTGCAGTTCAAACAACTTGCGACGCACCAATCGTAAGTATgcctatttaaaaaaaaataagtagaAAGAAATTCTGCATTTACATAATTAGTTTCATACCCTTCTAGCAGAACACTCCAGAGGAATCGACAAGCAATCGTTGTTTAGCAAACATTTGTCTTCCAGGTGTAAGTGGTGTAATATACAGTGAATTTTGTGACCGAAtcttgtgattttttttttaattttcagcaccttctagcACTCTCGGAAGATGAGATGAATGACGATAACGAAGAAGAGTCAAGCATTGGAAATATTGGTTGAGCTATAAGAAGCGATATTTGAGCATCAAGCTGTCTTCCACACTTTCCCCAAAAAGGGAGGAAACAAAGatataattaaaacatttaaaggAAGTATGCTAGTGATGTGTTCAGATGATATTACACTCCACTACCAGGAAGGAATACTCAATTGTCAACCATGTTCCAAAGAAAAATAGTTAAGCTAAGATAAACCATTCACCTATCTTCGGAAAGTAAAACctattttaaagatttttgtgGCTAAACAAACTTAATGCAATGGTTATTTATATGTTCGCCTACAATTGATTATATCTGGTTAGTTTAGTTGTTTGTTAAGTTATGCATTAACATATGGTAGAATTGTTCAgccttaagaaataaatgtgattgaaaaagtactGATGACTTGTCCGGTagtcaaaatgactggtccggtagttctagtgttaaagatACTGTGCTTGAAGACTGGCATAATTAATAGAGCATACCGTTTCTTTGTTTCTAAGTAAAATTCGAGATTTGTGGATTATTCATGACTCGTTAATAGGTTAACGTCTAGGAGTCATGACAAAGGAAAGAAGCAGGAAATTGCGCCGTAATCCcagattaataataaaaacgttcgcaacggttttttttctgatagactaaaaaatatgaaatagtTGAAGGTGGATGGAATCGTTAGGGAACTTTTTAACCTCATTTTCAATTACTGCCGCGCATACCAAATGCCTACATTGTAGAAGGCCTAATTCTATCAACAGCTTGCCGTCCGGATACGGTGTAATGAATCCGTATCGGTTatcatccgatcacatcattttggtgtgctaTCAACGGTGTCACCTGACACACATCCTACTGGacttaaacaaacatcaaatggAATGTAAGCAAACTTCTAGACCGCGTTGCTGATACGGAGAAACTGGTGCAAACGCGCCGGTCGTGAAGCGTTGCGACACCGTGAATTATGCGGACGTAAACGTATTAAAATACTAATCCGTCCATTTATCTGAGCGAAAACAATGGAATGAACGCATTAGGTGAAACaatgcataaaataaaataaaaaccttgaTCTAAACAGCTATTTTATTCAGGGCAGAGAAGAACAGTGAAAGTAACGGTAGTAAGGGGTAACTTagaattatgcaaatttacAAGCCTACAGCAAATGAGAGAAGTAGATATTTCGCAGGATAATATCTTGTTGATAAACTTGCCTATTGTTATAAGTATTTTGACTGATTTTATGCTACTTGcttttcgaataaaaaatgtacaCACTTGTATAAATATATCCTGTAATTTCTTGGCTCGGACATAAATACAATCATTTTGCTATCTCGCAAAAAATGGCAAAGCGAATGGACGGATCGCTAGATCgaagcgaagcgaaaaaaatggTCGTGTCGAGATCTCGACTCCACTTACacgtcgagacgatgcgcggaaacgaaacgacgcggctaaccgtttttcgcttttttaacGGTTGCAAAgtattgtttaccttttgtacgGGACAGCGTCGAGAAAACTGACAAGTACCGTCGTTTTCGGTCCTTCCAATCATGATGACCTCAATTGATCTTTaattgttacagttttccaaccaaatcAGTATAATAGCACCCCAAACACGGATAAAAAATCCTTATACATTGCACAAAGCGTAAATGGTCactttatttgaaatattcgTCATGCTGCAAAAGCTTTAGGCAGAGTAGATCGCATATGTTAcgattgataattttttcaaaCGTTTGTAGCTGGCAGTTTACAGAACCGTcttctgttatttttttcatcttaCCTCTGTTCGGTGCACTCTTCGGCCTTATCGATCGCTTCTTCTTTGGCCTCTTGTGCAAGCGCTGAGTCCGATTCGGTATCGCGACACTCACTGGCGTTATCGACCGGCTCGTCGTTGGCGTCCGTAACGTCCCCACGGGGTTCCTGCACCGGTTCCTCTTCGCCGATAATGATTTCCTCAGGATCTGGCGCACGCGGAAGGAACTCTTCGTCGGGGAACATGTCCTGGAAGATGCGTCGGGCTTGATCGATGCTCTGGTCGTAGTCTAGCTCGTGGTATGGGCCACAAGTCAAACGAATACCAGCGGGAACAACCGAATTTGATGTCACCGTACACGCAACGCAAGAAGGAATGTTAAAATACGCTTCGTAGAGTATGGTGGAAGTTGTGTTTGCTGATTGTGTTTCGGCCGATTCAATATGCTCCTCGCCGCTTGTCGTTGCTGGTGCCGTATTGCAATAATCATAGCTAAATATTTGTGCAATGTATGGTTTGAGATCATCTTCTGGGTTTGCTGACAACGCGAGAGTTGTTACGTGGATAAGATCTAAAATGACAAAGGAGTtaagaaaattatataaaatttggaaaataataaaaggggCCACATGAATGAACTTACAAATTTCCTTTGGACATGTCCCGCTGTAGTGAGACATTTGTAGTATTGTTGCTCCTTCGCGGTGGCCGCTAACGGGAGGTAGCTTCATGATTGCAACTCCACCACCTCCGGGATTCTGTGACGCTCCACCGAAAGGCACATTGGTAAGTATCACGGCACGTGCAAGCCCTCCGCATGAATTCTCCTTTTTGGTCTCAGTCTTGCTGCCTTGCGCGAAGACATCCTGCGACAAGTAGCCCGGCCCTACTACCAAATCTTTCGACCGGATATTCTGCTTGCCACACTTGACAGATTCGAACCGATTCGTTCCCTCCGGGTTGGAATGCGTATCAAAATGAATACCTTCCACTGCCTTGTTGAGGCAGTAAATGCCACCGAAAACGGCGCACAGCCTACAGAAACACTGCGGAATCTCGCCGCAGCCGTAAACCGGAAAGAGGAATGGGCTGTTACCGTAGTGACCGAGGCTCATCAGAAACTTTTTCACGCCAGCCAAGCCTTCCCGAGCCGGCGTACGATCATTTCCCATCGCTATCGTGTACAGCACGTAATGGATTAGATTCGGCGTCAGTTTATGGCTCTGCAGATGCTCCAGGAACGTTTTCCCATCCAGCTCTTctggtttgttttccacatcCTGTCCTTCATCGTAGGATGCGCAGCTTTGCAGGAACTTCATCAGCAAACGCTTTTCGATCACATTAACATCCTTGCTGGTGAAAACGTCCGAGCGAGAGCACGGAACCGTCATTATCTTGCCCTCCCAAAGCGTAGCAACTCTATCGAGCGCCCGGAACTCGGCGTACCGACAGATGTTGGACGATATCAACAACTCCACCATCGAACCCCGCGCATACAGCAGCTTTGGTGTGAGATCGATATTGAACCGTCGGAATTCCTGCTCAATCTTTTCCCTATTCCACCCGTCTACGTCACCACTTTCGATAAGATTATTCCATTTTTCACGCCCATTCTGAACGGCCGTTGGATTGGGGGAAAGTTGAAGAAAGTTGTTTTCGATCGTACAAGGTGTTGAAGCTGACCGCGGGTTGTTCAAATACTTGCGAAATGCATCCAAGTTAAAGGAAGCCCAGTAACCCCCATAGTAGTCATTGGTATCGAGATGAAGAACCGTTTTGCCGATACGGCTTGCAGCGGCAGCAACAATTGATTCCGTCAGTCCTGTTCGCAAGATAGGTAGAAAAACAATGATTTACGCTCGACATGTTCGAGCCTTTCTTTCCAAATACAAGCATGACTCACCAGTCCCAATCACTATTAGGTCAAACTCCGTAGGAAGCTCTTCTTCCATGTTACTAAAGATTTTTCGGGTATTAGGAAGGATATGGTGCAAGCAGAATACCGAACTGCAAATGAATACAACAAATAGCACAAAAAGGAACCAACTTTTACGCAAAACACCGATTGATTTTTCCACACTAGAGAGGGGATTCTCGAATGTCGTAGATGATTCCCAAGTGAGCGGTGCACCTACTGGGTACTAGTGGTGGCCGAATCTCGATTTTGAAGTTTTGAGAATCACTTCACGGATTCAGTCagaaatggatttgaatcatATTCGATCCGTTTCATCGAGAAGCTTAACGTGACGTACAAACGCGTATAAAATACGTTTTATCCCGAGCTTTGTGCGGCGTTTGTTGTATAATATAGTTATACCAGAAGGTCCGGTGTTTTTACTCGTATATGGAAGGGGAAGCATGTTCAACAGATAGGCTTGACTTGCTCGACGACTCCCGTTAGCTCCAGGAGACAAATGTCGTTCGCTATAaaaacccggttgacagaaattgacattgttgctggtactatgtagttccagcaagagtcccagcaagctgccatggaaaaacttgctggtactacatgacagctgcaaaaaatttgaatttttgtcaaccgggaagCTTTCCTGCAACATCTCGACCAGACTCTATtcaatttgattcgatttaaatttattagatCCGATTAGCTTTAAATTAATTCTGACctgatttgattggtttggaaCTCGATACGGACTTTAATCAAATCGATTAGAACTcaataggtacggtcacacgagacgaacctttgatggcgaacctttcgcacactATTACAACCGAACCTTTTagcgcttttttttattattcgccgaaccttttagcgttcacacgtaacgaatctttgatgtagtttcattgatagttggtaagaataaatcaaagcaagcattgtaaacaaatggggAAACCAAACGGAActggtttggtttatttttatagagGCTTTGAGCCTTTCAGCTACATTCGCCTCGGAACGGAACTgtcaaaaaggttcgcggcaaaggttcgtgctatccaccaaaatcggctaaccttttctgctcgaaaaaggttcgcgaacTCTGCTCGCTTCACtaacacatttaaaaaaaggttcgccgagcgtccaaattcgagcagggttcgtctcgtgtgaccgtacctaatgcgacatttacattattttcatGGCAAATTCATCTGtgttaacttgtttttaagCGCGATTCCCAACGAATTGCCCGCACGATACTCTTGTTTGGCGGGGTTTCTTTGTATTTCGTTCGTGGTGTAAGCATTGGCGTTGTAAATAGCAACATTCGACAATGCCGCGTAGAAACTGCGACATTACGCGACGCAAGTAgatgaatgttttgaaaatatcgCACTCGGATCAGAATACTGAGCAAGTTTATGTGATGAACAAAGGCAAACTCACATATGGTTGCAGTTGAATCACTAACGACGTATTTTGTGAACAGATTGAAAGCCTACAGCTTAGCTTGGCTTCATActtttgaaaagtgaaacaatttCTACACCTGGTGAATCCacatggagttatttgtttgtagttttttcatacgttttaaatatgtttaaaacatagtagtaaaaataacacacaagtattaaattattttactatttttatttggattttcttatgtttttatcATGAATATTTGGAGTAGTTTTGAAGATCGGTATCGCCAGCATTCCATTACCTTTCAGTTGGTTTAACGCAATATTGTTATGCTGTTTAGTTGGTTTTTGGCTGCCTACTGTTGTATCTTGTTACTATGCTATCGCTTTTTGTGGTTCTATTataattaatattatttaagAATAAGGAGTACATGGTTGttattgaattgtttttttgtttcattactATTATTCAAAATGGTATGAATTCTGCGTAGTTTTTCCCCTACACCTTGCATTTCACTTATCTCTCAGTAGTACATCAGTACGTAACTTTCATTcggttcttcttctttgttcttttttttaatatcaaGCAAGCAGTTTTATATCACTACATTCATTGGGTAATGCTGCAGAATTTACTTTATAACGATGattgttttggattttttccaTGTGTTCACgttacattgttttttttttgttaattttagcAAATCTTACCTAACGAAACGAATCAGCTCTATTTCATATTACTAAACATAGTGTCACACTCTTCTAAAAGTGATTACATTTGTGATTAATTTGATGCGAGCATGTATCATAGGGATTAGACTAAATTGAGTTTTCATCACGATATTTGCGATCGGATAATTTACGAGATAAGATTTGAAATAAGAAACACACCCATTAGTcggaaaaagagaaacataAAATGAAAGGAATGGTTAAATCGATGggaaatacgtaaaatatCAGTATACTGTACGTGAAATTGTGCagcacaaacaaaatgaaatgaaaagaaagtaataaacaattttaaacacCGCAATCAATGATAATACAGATAAGAAATAATTAATCAAATCTCAATACGGGATTTACAATTTTATGAAACAAGTGTAAATAAATGCATGTATCCTATTGCCTTACCATCTATATACTCTTGATAAGATTTGAAATAttcatgtttgtttgtatcatgtttgcttatttgttttgtacaacaattgttgcataattttgattaattttgctttgtttttcagcATGTGAAACAAGAAGGAATTATGATCGgagcaaaaatagaaaaattagttggaaattaataaaaaaaaaataaaaaaaggattcaaATATGCTTAGGTTAGAAACTGCAAAGATTCTACCGTAAACAAGTAATATGGCACTTGGTACAAATATTGAACAGTGAATCGTACATTGCCGGCCCAAATCAATGAGCCTGAGCGGAAACAAGCGGAAGAGAGAGTGACTAGAAGCTAATTTCGTTAAAGCGGTTGTCCCGTGACCATCCATTTCTACACATAAGCTCATTCATGGCCAATTCGCTGTCTCTAAAGAagtttacgaaaaaaaaaatctaaataaaaACTAGCAGGGTTGTTTCTCTTTGATATATGCACTTCATTCAGTATCTACCGttcaaataatcaaaataatcTCAACTGACACATGCTTGCATAATCATTGCTTAAACTGCACCACCACGGTGTGATAGTTATAGTTTTGAATGCTATCGCTAATTCGGTTTCCTATCCATCGTTTGTGTTCGTCACATTTTCGTATCCATCGCATTCAAATGCAGTAAATGTTCGCTATAGTTGGTTTTCTGATAGTTTCATTAGTTATGTAACACCGATACTGACGCATTTTTATATGACAAGGAAAACACGACATTTACTTGTTGAAGCTACACATTTTCGGTCCAGCTTTGCAGCGCAGTATCCTTCTTTCCGTCACACCTCAAACCAATAGTTTATGTTTCGCGAACAAAACCCGCCGGTACGGCAAGTCCGGAGCAGGAAGGATACACCATCGTTCTGAAACCAcctcattttgttttgaacgcTTCTGGCGTACGTTATGGTACACACTCGCAAATTGGTTTGTTCGTGCCTATCTCCTAATATTCCCAGAGATCTTGCGGTTTTTTTTACAGCTTTACCTCATGTTTTCCCatatccttttcttttttggttgcTTTCTGCGCAGTTCTTACGCAGTTGACCCTTTCCCACGGGTCACACCTAACCATTACAGAATACAAGTACGTAATGTGATGCTAACGTTTTAAATTCACAGATAAAAATCATACCGACCCAGGCGCAGGACTTAAAGCAATGGAAATCCAGGAAAATTCAAAAGCAAAGCTATTTGCTCGAATTTCACCGGATAATTGAATAAGATTCGGGAACCGACGATGTAACAGAGACATACTCGGCTTCGAAGAGCTTTCATTCTTTGCTAGATTCGTCCTCTATTTGTTGGAAACACAGTTCAAACGTAGCTAAAATCATGGAAGTAGACTTAGCAGAACAACATTAAAGCCATTCGCACTAGATTGAGCAAACATCATCCGAGCCGTGGCCAACAGGAAAATGCAGTGTAGACTAAAAGCATTTCCGCGGCTTTCGGCCGgtgttcaatttgttttaaccTAGCTACCGTTTTGGGGTTATGGTGGATTTTTTGCACGCTTAACATCTCTTGCTACCGGTTGTGCTTTCAAACCTAACacaaaaagaagtgaaaagaaGTCTGATAAAACGCACAGGCTCTTCTagttaaaataaaccattgaGTCGTCCGTATGAAGGCAAACTTGTTCTAAATCTTGCACAGAGGATTGAACTAAGATTCTGAAGTCCCCCTGTGTATCTTCGTTGCGTCGAATCGGAgcatttccttccttccagtATTCCCGATAAGGTGTTATGAGTGTGATCTGCatgggaaaacattttacCGACTGCACACGTTTCAAGATCAACTACTTTCCGTTTGTCCATTTTTTCGATCTGCTGCTAGCTGGTTGCAGACTCTTTCCATACATACAATTGATTCCATCCTATGCTTAGTTTATTAAACTACGTTTTAGCCTTACCAGATTAAatctaattttcattttcgtcaGGTGGTAAATTATGTATAAGAGAATGCAATATGCGGATTGGGTGGGGGAAAAGGGCGGTTAATCGAAAAGGTGAGTCTTTTATAAACTTCATATATATCAAGATTGGTATCAATTATTACTGCCCCGCCTTCTATCGGAACGATCCACGACGATGCCTACATTCGATTAGTTTAGAAGAATTTGAATAAGCTTTATGTTTAGAACCAACGACCGACGGTTGGCTTTCCCGACACtcgcgtttcgtttttctccatCGTTCAGTTCCAACGGTGTGTTCCAATCAGCATAGCAAATGCAACACTCGATCCTCCGCGATCATCAAATGTACTGTTCGATGATATACTGCTATAAAACGCGGTGGGTAAGATAAAGTGCCTGTCAGGTGTGTTTGCTCGTTTCGCTGCAGTCATAGCGATCGAGGATCACTAGCTTCGTCTCATCTCTTTGTGCTTCTTTTATCTTAAAGTCTGATTTTATCTTATTTAGCAAACGAATAGTAGTGACATGTAGGTCTAATAAAAAAGCTAACTTTATACCTTCTGATTTGGTGTCTGGGATCGTTCCAACAGCAGGAAAGAACGCGGCCCTACGCTGCGAGTTGATGATGGcttctatatatttttatgttcgaTAGCATTAAACTACCGGTTATCGACTACCGTACTGGTGACTGAGCATGTGCGTGCCGGTGTATGGGTTAAAATCACTCTTCCGCCCTCCTCTCCACTACTTTGCGCCGATCATTATTAGTTGATAAAAGTTAATATCCAGGCGAAGAGAACTAATCCTAATAGTATTAtcctttgattttttaaactatCCACAAGAAGCGTACCGCAATTAACATGGGGGTTTACGCAAGTCAAAAAAGCAACTGGTTAGTTGGTTCGATCCTACATTATCCTGGTTCCAGGAAAAGCgatacatatacacacacatacaaaggAAATCAGAGCAATCCATTACGCGCGGATTGAAGGGCATTACTTAAATAACTAGAAACGCATGTGTCGATCGCGCCAGCTCCGGCAACGTATGTAACCCACGTCCTGCCAGCACATGCCAAATCACTCTCATTCGCTGCAAGGCTGTACGACGATGGCAAACAGCCAACACCACACACCTCACTGTGGAGCATCTATGGACTTCCATTTCCCCGTGGACAAATGGCCATGTCCGTTGGTTGGACGGGGGGAACAGCTTATGCTTGTCTTACTGACTTACAGATTACACTGCCATAGTATCGTAGGCTGTGAGTCCGGTGCTACCGGCGGCTGCTGTTTGTTTGGTGTACTTGGGTTTGACTTCGTTTCTGGAAAAAGGCGTCACGATCGGTGACGAGAAATGAGAGACGTGAtacaaagagaagaaaaattaatatttgctCGTGGAGATTCTACTAAATCCCTAGGAAGAAAGGAGGTAATATGgtgctgcaaaagaaaactgagTTATATAAACGTTGCACTCGCGCAGTGGTTAGCCTTATTTAAGATCGTTAGCCGCGAATAGATAATTTTCTATTCTAAGTGCTTGTGGTGGTTATGGTTATGTTCACAAATGTAATGTCTTCTTGTTATATTATGGTGTCCTATATAACCGTTGCATTTGTAACAGTTTCAAAGGAGCGTACAACTGGACAGTTAACGTTTGcacaaacaataatttaaaaacttcatgTACTACGTACACCAATCAATTCCAATATTGTTTTCATCTCAACATAATGCTTTTGGCATTGTTCGAAtgataccaaaaaaaaaataacctttAAGTTTAAATAAGCGAAAGTCATCCAAGTTGAAATCTGCAGAAGAGTGAATAAATTTCCATAACATACAAACAATCAAATTGagcaaaaacgaagaaaacaaattcatcaCAGTGGAAGTAAGCTCAGAGTAATAAATAACCCGTTTGAAAAGCTAAAATCATCATTTTATATTACTTACGAAACTTAGTCACAAATAATGAAGCGAAATCCACGCACCATGTGAGGTTAGTTaggtaatattttttattttggattGCTCTTTGAATAACTTAATAAGATTGTtggaaaagcaaacagaacAGACCCGAAATCATATGTTCAAAGAAATTTTCACTACGCACTACATAAACATTCCACGAGTAAGAAGTAAGAAAACCATCCCagaacattaaaacaaaaata from Anopheles coustani chromosome 3, idAnoCousDA_361_x.2, whole genome shotgun sequence harbors:
- the LOC131271731 gene encoding rab proteins geranylgeranyltransferase component A, whose amino-acid sequence is MEEELPTEFDLIVIGTGLTESIVAAAASRIGKTVLHLDTNDYYGGYWASFNLDAFRKYLNNPRSASTPCTIENNFLQLSPNPTAVQNGREKWNNLIESGDVDGWNREKIEQEFRRFNIDLTPKLLYARGSMVELLISSNICRYAEFRALDRVATLWEGKIMTVPCSRSDVFTSKDVNVIEKRLLMKFLQSCASYDEGQDVENKPEELDGKTFLEHLQSHKLTPNLIHYVLYTIAMGNDRTPAREGLAGVKKFLMSLGHYGNSPFLFPVYGCGEIPQCFCRLCAVFGGIYCLNKAVEGIHFDTHSNPEGTNRFESVKCGKQNIRSKDLVVGPGYLSQDVFAQGSKTETKKENSCGGLARAVILTNVPFGGASQNPGGGGVAIMKLPPVSGHREGATILQMSHYSGTCPKEIYLIHVTTLALSANPEDDLKPYIAQIFSYDYCNTAPATTSGEEHIESAETQSANTTSTILYEAYFNIPSCVACTVTSNSVVPAGIRLTCGPYHELDYDQSIDQARRIFQDMFPDEEFLPRAPDPEEIIIGEEEPVQEPRGDVTDANDEPVDNASECRDTESDSALAQEAKEEAIDKAEECTEQR